CCGATCGCGAAATTCCTGAGAGCCCAGAAGGATCTCGAAGACCTCTACGAGATGGTCATGGACCTGGGGCGGCCGGCCGAGGCGCGGTTCCCCGGGCGCGTCGTGGACATGGAGTACTTCGTGAGCAAGGACGACATCGATTTCGTCGTCCAGCGCGTGGGGCAGTTCTCCGACGACAACCGGGCCGGCATCGAGCGGACCTTGCACCGCATCTCCGGCATCCGCAACCGCAAGGGCGACATCATCGGCCTGACGGCTCGCGTCGGCCGCGCGGTGCAGGGCACCATCGACATCATCCGCGACCTGGTCGAAAGTGGGCGCAGCATCTTGATCCTGGGCAGGCCCGGGATTGGCAAGACGACAAAATTACGCGAGATCGCTCGTGTGTTGTCTACCGACATGCGCAAGCGGGTCATCGTCATCGACACGTCCAACGAAATAGCCGGCGACGGCGACATCCCGCATCCGGGCATCGGCCGGGCGCGGCGCATGCAGGTGCCCAAGCCGGCGCTGCAGCACGCCGTGATGATCGAGGCGGTGGAGAACCACATGCCCGAGGTCATCATCATCGACGAAATAGGCACCGAGGAGGAGGCCGCCGCCGCTCGCACCATCGCGGAGCGGGGCGTGCAGTTGATCGGCACCGCGCACGGCAACTCGCTGGAAAACCTGCTGATGAACCCGACGCTCACCGACCTCATCGGCGGCATCCAGAGCGTCACGCTCTCCGACGAGGAGGCGCGCCGGCGCGGCACCCAGAAGTCCATCCTGGAGCGCAAGGCGCCTCCCACCTTCGACATCTGCCTGGAGTTGCAGGATCGCGACCGCATCGCCGTCCACCAGGACGTCGCCGAGGTCGTGGACCAGATGCTGCGCGGTTTCCTGCCGAACCCCGAGATCCGCCTGGTCGATCCCAGCGGCCAGTTCAAGGTGCTGCAGGAAGCCGCGGTGGACCTCTCCCACTCGCTCGAGCAGATCACGGGCGACTCCGGCGGGCGCATCCGCATCTTCCCCTACGCGGTCAGCCGCTCCCAGCTAGAGCGCGTCATCCGCAGCATGCGCATGCCCGCCGAGGTCACCAAGAACCTGACGGACGCCGACGCCCTGCTCATCCTGAAAGCCTACGTCAAGTCGGCTTCCCGCGTGTTGCAGGACGCCGAGAACCGGCAGATCCCGACCTACGTGGTCAAGTCCAACACCATCCCGCAGATCCAGAAGACATTGCGCGAGGTCATGCACCTCGAACCGCAGTACGTGTCGGAAGAGGACGCGGCGATCAAGGAAGCCCGCGAGGGCGTGGACCGGGCCATGAAGAGCGGCCAGGTGATCGAACTGGCGCCGCACGCCGCGCCCCTCCGCCGGCTGCAGCACCAGATCGTCGAGAAGTACCAGCTCAAGAGCGAATCGCTCGGGGAAGAACCCCACCGCCGGGTCGCCATCTACCCCGTCGAAGTGTAGCGCTGCCTGCCGGCCGAATGGCCGACCGTCTAGTCCCGGATCGAATCCTCATCGCCCGAGGAGCTTCTCGATTGAGCCCTCCACAGCTCCGGCGTCGGCTGCTCCCAGTCGCCCAAGCTGGCGCACGATCAGGCGCAGATCCAGCGTGAAGAGTTTCATCCGCACCAGGCAAGGTTTCGCGAGGCCCGCGCTCGCCGGGTCGGACAGCGGAACGTCCAGCGGCCAGCGATCTCGGCCGGACGACGTGATCATCGCCATCACCGCGTGGCCGGCGGGGGCGTTGAACGCCGCGGCGTCCGACAGGATCAGGACTGGCCGGCGCTTCGTTGCCGTCCGATCCGTGAAGGGAAAGGGCACGACCACCACAGCGAAGCGGTCAAAGGTCTCCAAAGGCCTTTTCGTCCTCCGGGGAAAGCCACTCTGAGAGGGTGCCCGCCAGCGCGCCCATGAACTCGGGATCTGAAGGAATCGCCCGGCGCAGGAGCACCTGTCCCCCGCTGATCTCGAACAGGACGCGATCGCCTTGCCGGATCCCCAGCGCCTCCCGGACCGCCAGAGGAATCGTGGCCTGATACTTGGTCGTCACGCGAGACATCGCCCGTGTCACCTTACCACCTCCAGTAATACTGTATTACCACCTTACCGAGCCTGGGTCAAACTGTCGTGTGCGCCGTGGAAGCGAGCTCCGCCGCAGAGGCGCAGCTGATCACGCGTCGCCGTGGATGCGGCCTGCCATGATTCCGGCACATTCGCCACCGTCACGGGGACCCTCGGGACGATCGGGCGGGCGCGGCCTTGGTACAGGTGGGCGACAAGCTACGAGGGCTCGGTGGCTTCAACGGGTCGATGCAGACGTCCGTCGAACGGGCCCCCCTCCAGTAGCCCCGTGTAAACTGGTAGCCGTGCGCCCTC
This DNA window, taken from Candidatus Tanganyikabacteria bacterium, encodes the following:
- a CDS encoding single-stranded DNA-binding protein, with product MAVVFREQKVVDNLEELLNILPIPIAKFLRAQKDLEDLYEMVMDLGRPAEARFPGRVVDMEYFVSKDDIDFVVQRVGQFSDDNRAGIERTLHRISGIRNRKGDIIGLTARVGRAVQGTIDIIRDLVESGRSILILGRPGIGKTTKLREIARVLSTDMRKRVIVIDTSNEIAGDGDIPHPGIGRARRMQVPKPALQHAVMIEAVENHMPEVIIIDEIGTEEEAAAARTIAERGVQLIGTAHGNSLENLLMNPTLTDLIGGIQSVTLSDEEARRRGTQKSILERKAPPTFDICLELQDRDRIAVHQDVAEVVDQMLRGFLPNPEIRLVDPSGQFKVLQEAAVDLSHSLEQITGDSGGRIRIFPYAVSRSQLERVIRSMRMPAEVTKNLTDADALLILKAYVKSASRVLQDAENRQIPTYVVKSNTIPQIQKTLREVMHLEPQYVSEEDAAIKEAREGVDRAMKSGQVIELAPHAAPLRRLQHQIVEKYQLKSESLGEEPHRRVAIYPVEV
- a CDS encoding type II toxin-antitoxin system PemK/MazF family toxin — its product is METFDRFAVVVVPFPFTDRTATKRRPVLILSDAAAFNAPAGHAVMAMITSSGRDRWPLDVPLSDPASAGLAKPCLVRMKLFTLDLRLIVRQLGRLGAADAGAVEGSIEKLLGR
- a CDS encoding type II toxin-antitoxin system PrlF family antitoxin — encoded protein: MSRVTTKYQATIPLAVREALGIRQGDRVLFEISGGQVLLRRAIPSDPEFMGALAGTLSEWLSPEDEKAFGDL